A genomic window from Prunus persica cultivar Lovell chromosome G2, Prunus_persica_NCBIv2, whole genome shotgun sequence includes:
- the LOC18786868 gene encoding pentatricopeptide repeat-containing protein At2g19280: MFTLLRLLMTGLLSIINVYASQLKLIFRRRSTLRYYSSVNSALSSIILSEDETSTLEDTVAADNGIFLSAKSYPTDFRGINELYCGEDGVCEPVDTGFLFSINERPDEDEMKRLMLILAKRGWNLGCQNGYNIYLNQLNTIELLNDLFEESFDAKLVLYFFKWSECCSGSKHTLQTICRMIHILVSGNLNHRAVDLILRLVRNHGDEESCNSLLEVLDETHSEIRVLETTCSMLVNGYIQEGMVNMALKIACQMKHLNIFPSNGVCNSLLQALLGSKQLELAWDFLEVMRTRGMGLNAAMMSLFINKYCSEGDLESGWKLLLEMKNYGIQPDVVSFTIVINSLCKMSYLNEATALLFKMTQLGISPDPVLLSSIIDGHCKLGQTEVALSILKIFNTPLNIFIYNSFISKLCTDGNMAEASSLFHEMSMLGLLPDCFCYSTIIDGYCKVRDIDRAFQYFGKMLKNGITPCVTTYTSLIDAYLKSGNMEMAEYSFHKMISEGLAPDIVTFNTLMDGFGRKGHLQKVFGLLDMMNSSNVSPDIVTYNTLIHSLVTRGFVIEAKEILFELIKRGFSLDVVTFTNLIDGFSKKGNFEEAFFVWFYMSEHDVKPDVVTCSALLNGYCRERRIEEANVLFHKMLNIGLRPDLILYNTLIHGHCSFGSMDDACTLISMMIEHGIFPNNITHQALVLGLKKRVMNPVETANLKLQQILLKYGIHVDVDEYLREQPGSCKQLPA; this comes from the coding sequence ATGTTCACTCTTTTAAGGTTGTTGATGACGGGTTTGTTGTcaatcatcaatgtgtacgcATCCCAATTGAAGCTGATATTCAGGAGGAGAAGTACACTGAGATATTATTCTTCTGTGAATTCAGCACTATCTTCCATAATTCTGTCAGAGGATGAAACCTCAACACTTGAAGATACCGTTGCTGCTGATAATGGTATTTTTCTGAGTGCAAAAAGCTATCCTACTGACTTTAGAGGAATAAACGAACTTTATTGTGGTGAAGACGGCGTTTGTGAGCCTGTTGACACTGGTTTCTTGTTTTCCATTAATGAGAGACCAGATGAAgatgaaatgaaaagattAATGTTAATACTCGCAAAGCGTGGATGGAATCTTGGTTGTCAAAATGGGTATAATATCTATCTGAATCAGTTGAACACTATAGAGCTTTTGAACGATCTGTTTGAGGAGAGTTTCGATGCTAAACTTGTTCTATACTTCTTCAAGTGGTCAGAATGCTGTTCTGGATCAAAGCATACATTACAAACCATATGTAGAATGATCCATATTTTGGTTTCTGGGAACCTGAATCATAGAGCAGTGGATCTGATATTGCGTCTTGTGAGAAATCATGGTGACGAGGAGTCATGTAATTCATTGCTAGAAGTCCTTGATGAAACCCATAGCGAAATAAGGGTTTTAGAAACCACATGTAGCATGCTTGTCAATGGTTATATTCAGGAAGGCATGGTGAACATGGCTTTAAAAATAGCATGTCAAATGAAGCACCTAAACATCTTTCCTTCAAATGGGGTGTGTAACTCACTACTGCAGGCATTATTAGGATCAAAGCAGTTGGAATTGGCATGGGATTTTCTGGAAGTTATGCGGACAAGAGGGATGGGTTTAAATGCAGCTATGATGAGCTTATTCATTAATAAGTACTGTAGTGAGGGTGATCTGGAAAGTGGTTGGAAGTTGCTCttggaaatgaaaaattatgggATTCAACCTGATGTGGTTTCATTTACAATTGTTATTAACTCACTTTGCAAGATGTCTTATCTGAATGAAGCCACCGCTTTATTGTTTAAGATGACTCAGTTGGGTATTTCTCCTGATCCAGTTCTACTTAGTTCAATTATTGATGGTCACTGTAAGCTGGGGCAGACAGAGGTAGCACTAAGCATATTGAAGATTTTCAATACTCCCCTCAATATTTTCATATACAATAGCTTCATTTCAAAGTTATGCACAGATGGTAATATGGCTGAAGCTTCTAGCCTGTTTCATGAGATGTCTATGTTGGGCTTGCTCCCCGATTGCTTTTGTTACTCTACTATAATTGATGGATACTGCAAAGTGAGAGACATTGATAGAGCTTTTCAGTATTTTGggaaaatgttaaaaaatgGAATCACACCATGTGTTACCACATACACATCCCTCATTGATGCTTATTTGAAGTCTGGAAACATGGAAATGGCAGAATATTCGTTTCACAAGATGATTTCGGAGGGTTTGGCACCTGATATTGTTACATTCAACACCTTAATGGATGGCTTTGGTAGGAAGGGACACTTACAAAAGGTTTTTGGGCTTTTAGATATGATGAATTCTTCCAATGTTTCACCTGATATTGTGACATATAACACTCTCATTCATAGTCTAGTGACAAGAGGATTTGTAATCGaggcaaaagaaattttgttTGAGTTAATCAAAAGGGGTTTCTCTCTGGATGTGGTCACATTCACCAACCTTATTGACGGGTTTTCAAAGAAGGGGAACTTTGAGGAAGCCTTTTTTGTGTGGTTCTACATGAGCGAGCATGATGTGAAACCTGATGTAGTGACATGCAGTGCTCTTCTCAATGGATACTGTAGAGAGCGTCGAATAGAAGAAGCTAATGTTTTGTTTCACAAGATGCTTAATATTGGATTACGTCCAGATCTGATACTGTACAACACTCTGATTCATGGGCATTGTAGTTTTGGGAGCATGGATGATGCATGCACCTTGATAAGTATGATGATTGAACATGGTATCTTTCCTAATAACATTACTCACCAGGCACTTGTCCTTGGGTTAAAAAAGAGGGTAATGAATCCTGTAGAAACTGCAAATCTTAAGTTGCAACAGATACTGCTCAAATATGGTATTCATGTTGATGTTGATGAATATCTGAGAGAGCAACCAGGAAGCTGCAAGCAATTACCAGCTTGA